One Vicia villosa cultivar HV-30 ecotype Madison, WI linkage group LG5, Vvil1.0, whole genome shotgun sequence genomic window, ATGTCGGATATTAAATTGTTCCGGCGGTGTCTCTGGCTGGCGAGGCAACATGCGGTCGATGTGCATTCGAAAGTTGTGTTGACTTCGTGGTTGAGGTATAAAAGGAGAGAGGATGAGAATTGAAAGGTTTGCATTGAGAAAGGAAATTGGATGTGAATTAGAAAAAGATATTGAAGATGAACAGTTTCATGTATTTTGACATCCGAAAACGTTTTCCCATGTACAGAGAAATGAAATTGAATGTGAATTGACACaacattaaatataataaacttagacaatttaaaaataataattaaaatattaatattaattaattataatattaataataatagaaatatttctataaatagaaAACATAAATATAGTAAGCactctatttttttttacaaatggcAAACTTGTCAATCTAGTTTATTCTATtgtatgataaaataaaattgaataccactaaaattactaaattatttatttaatataataaaataaagttgaATACCACTAAAATTACTTAATTAGACAAACTAAAACAATTTTAACAGCATTTTTCATGTTCCTAATGGTCATTACAATATGCTAATTATTACTTACCATTTTTTAAACCCTAGAATTAATTTTGACTGCACCAAATAATCATTAACTTACGTATATCAATCTTTTGTTTTGAAATTACATTGAAAAATACCATTTAGTTAAACCCTACATTAAGTAACGTGCTACTCATTGTAATTTTGAAATGACATTGGAAACATGCCAAAGGTTTATCATTCTTCTGCTATTCATCCCCTGTATTAAATCATCTCCACTTACTTCTCCTGAGAGCTATTTTCGTCCTCCTCTCTTCTTCTACTATTCATCCCCTGTATTAAATCATATCCACTTACTTCTCCTGAGAGCTATTTTCGTCCTCCCCTCTTCCATCGTCATCTACAAAACACGATCAGTTTCTTCCCTCCTTCCCGTCATTGATTTCATCATCTCTTTTTGGAATAAGTAGACTTTTATTAATTCCAAAAAACAGATGATACACGCCGATCCAATGATCCAGGCCCAAGTTATCAAGTACACTATCAGCAAAGCATTAAATTATACTATCTCCACTAGCATTGATATGAATTTTCAACTTTTTAGCTAGCATGATTCTACCTATGACACTCTCGGTTATCTTCCTAGTAACATCAAGGTTTGGACTGTTGTTCTTGAAGATTATCTCATTCCTTGCCTGCCAAATGTGATATACCGTTTCAGCAAGACTTTTTAGCTAGCATGATTTCATCATCTCttattatgtttttgttggttgtttgttcttttttcttcttttgtccgTGTTGTTAATCTACTATTGGTTGTATTAGGTTTTTTAATCTAAGATAGtcgaaaaattattttatattgttcTATATTGTCTAGTATTGTTCTAtctattactttttattttacaaatcaaaTGCACCATACAGTGACAATCCAATATTGGGCCCATTTGTTTCACaattttcaaatatcaatttttattgtgttatatatttttgtttaaaaaattatttaataaaaatttacttTAAATAGTCATTTTAAAAATTTGTTATAGATTTTCATCagcttattataatttttaatgttaaaattttaaaaaatacataaatttaaagttatttcaaatattttttataaaagtcatttttaaaatacatatttttttttaaaaattgtgattttaattatattttaactttCTCTAAAAgagtttaaatttatattatagaatatcaaactttatttatttataataaacaattttaaaaaatatttaaagataaAACAAACTGCTCAATATtcaaataaagtaaaaaataataattattggcAAGAGAATACTCCTCCCTCTGtctaataagtgtctcatttgcactttttctatgtctcaaaataaatgtctattTATAATATCAAtgtaacatttattattttttttcactactatacccctatatattaactttcacgtttttcaactaccccactacctataataaataagggtactttagtaaatgatactaattttttcattaaaaccaacacatccaatcattttttTAAGAACCGCGCAAAACTCAAATAAGACGCACGGAGGGGAGTAACATTTAATAAATACCAAATAAAAGCCTCTCTCTGTCACACACATTTCGAGCACTAACTGTACGAGGAAGTAGCAGTGTCGAAAACGCACTCAAAGTGATCTTCTCCCTCATTCCCATTCTTATAGCAACCAAGTATCAACCTGCACAAGGTAACTTTTTCTTCTTAGTTATTACCTTACAATGCAAACTGAATCAGTGACCCATTTTCTGATGCTCACCTTCAGCGACTACGTTCTGTCACTACATATTTTTCACGTTCCAAATATTGCTCACAAAGTGTTCGACGTAATGTCCCTCATACAAAGTGAATCTTTATTAAGAGTCTTTCTGCCATTTGtgatttataaaaatcatttctgAAAATACAATGAAAGAATCACTTTTTTTAAAGCCAACACAAACGAGCCCTTAGTTGGAAGAATTTCTTACAAATTGATTTTTCTGTCACTCTATTCTATCCAATAGAGCTTTGTTTAATACAACATTATTATCTCTTAGTTCCTGCTGGACACTTTCATTTCCATTATATCACTAATACATTCGCGGCTCTAAGTAATTCGTTCTGATTGCTTTCTGGTTTAAAATATGTATGCCATCTGTTACTGTTAGTTCCTTTTTTTCTTTGGTTGCATAACTTGAGATAGACACGTTGACGTGTAAGTTCTGATTCTAAATATTTCCAGCTTGGACAATTTTCATTATTTGAATCGGTAGTTTGCAGCCCCGGTTTTCTATTTGATATAGTGAAAGGGATGAACTCGCTTTTTCTTGCTACTAGGTACTGctgtaattttgaaatttttgcttATATTTTTGGAAATTGAGTTTAAATGTTAACCTGAGTTGTAAATCAATGGAACTGAAGTGGTAAAAGTTTccctaaattttttaaaaaaattgtggaATGGTTAAATTATGCACAAACTAACTTATATAGTTGTTGGGTTACAGGGTTTTACCCTGATGTGGCGTAGAGGCAGAGAAGGTTTCGGCCGTCTTCGACGGTTCTCAACAGCGGTGCGACGGCGCTCAGAAGACGAAGGTGACTGGCTCTATGCCTCAGAGTGGTGGGGTTCTAGCAACGACGACGGAAAAACCATTCTGCGATCAACTTCTGCTAAGGGAAATGGCGTCGTTTCAGTCGTCGCACATCCCTCCTCCCGACCCAATAAAATGCATTGGTCAAAAATGGAAAGATGGTTGCAGCAGAGGTGTGAGGAGGTGCATCCTGGATTTGGTAATGAAGGGAATCTGAGGGTGCTAGGATATCAATGGCGGGTGCTGCGTTTCAATGATGTTACTCGCCAGAGCACGGCAAAAGTAATGCTAAGTTACCGCGAAAACAAGCCGGAACTTGTCTATCTTATGCAACAACCACATTGCTTGGCTGTTCCATATGTGAAGAGTATGGTTTCTGCTGGGCTGAGTGCTTTATCCTCATGTAATTTTGATATTACTAGCACATTACAGGGAAAGAAAAATATGCACATTTTATGCATTGGTCAAGGTGGGGGAAGCTTACCATTGTTTTTGGCAAGTAAAATCCAAGGTGCTATTGTCCATGTAGTTGAAATTGATCCACTTGTTATCTCGGCTTCAATTCGTGCTATGGGGTTCCCAGCTTTTTCACTCATGACACAACCAGGTCACCGGTCTTTTGCTAAACCCGATATCATTAATGAAGTTATGTGGAAAGGCACCCATGAGAGGATTTGCCTACATGAAACTGATGCTGAGGAATTTATTACTAATAATACCAATCTATATGATATGATCTTTGTTGATGCTTATGATGGTGATGATGTCTTTCCCCACAAGTTATGGGACCCAGATTCGCCTTTCCTAAAGTCTCTTAAAACCCGGCTTCATCCCAAACATGGTACTGTTGTGGTGAACCTGCATTCTGACGTTGATGTACGGAACCATGATGGATCAACCCCATCTGAGTTTGAGCAAGTTTTGCCAATGGGAAAGTACGTGTCTCAAGTGTGCAAAGCATACAAGGACGTGCTTTTAGGAACTGGAAGCTCTTGTGAAGAGAAAAGAGGTTCTGGCATTGCTTTTACTGTTGCAGTTCCTTGGACCTGTAATACGTCCCTAGTTGCCTGTAGAGGTTTTGGTAGAGATAATCAATATATTAACCGGGACTTGGTTCTAAACACTCTCATATCCAAATCCCTTGAACTGGAACATGTTATGGACTTGCCATTCTCATGTTTGGAATACATAAAAGAAGGTCTTATTCTTGTTGACTAGTTTGTTGACCAGAATATCTATGTAATAGTATGTTTTTTCTTGAGACATAGTATTAAATTGTGGAAAAAAAATACTTATACATCTCTTGAGATGCCATTGTTTTTGTAGTTGAGTTTTAATTGTTAGTAGGCTAAGATTTGAACTTTCAACCTCCTTGTCAAACTCGTTTAATTGTTATTAACTCAACCACTTGAGCCATACCATTCCAGTATCTTTTTTAGTTCTggtattgattttaatttaaatgtcTTATAGTTTTGAATTATTAATTTGAAGGAGAAGTTGGGGATAGGTGTTGGTTGCTGTGTTTATGAGGTGTTCAACTGATCGTAACTAGTTTTGTCGGGCTTCTATTATGTGAACTCCATTTTGAGCTTTAGTGGGACTGTTTAAGCTCACTAGGTTACAGACAAATAGTAGCAAAAACAGGTTTGTTTGAATTATGGataaagaaaatttaaattaaagcAAAATATTCTTTTTAGTCTCATATCTTTAAGGCGGAGTTCATTTTGATTCCTCAATTTTAAAAATGACAATTTAGATTCCTTAATTTTTCAAAACATGTCACCTTAGTTCTTTCTGTCCAAATTTCCTTAACGACGTGTTAGCCAAGAAAAATCACTATCATAGCTTGACAAGAAAAAATGTCGAAACTTCTGCTCAAAATGTGAGTTTGTATATTTTTCAACCAAAAGCAAGGTTTGAGTCGAAATACCAGTGTTCAAAAAAATGTCGAAACTTCTGCTCAAAGGTTTAAAGATGTTCAGTTTGACAAATCTAAGGACGTTCGAACAAGGCAAGATTTCAAATTAGACCTAATAActatttttttcatcttatctGGAAGCACCAGAACGACGTGTCAAATTttacaaatattataaatagGGATTCTGGTATTAGGATTCAGGGTGTGGCAAAAATCATCGTAAACTTCAATATACGCGCAAAGTACTCATACACTAGTGAGAAATGAGTTTTCTGAAGGAAATATATGTAATTGTCCACCCATTTTTATTCATGCAATTAAAGTCTTTTTTATcttttctaaatttatttatgTCTTTTATTCATACCATCAATTCGACCTAGTCGAATTGTTGTTTCTTTTAATTCTTACTTGCATTTTTTacttaacttttttttaacaCAAATGTAAAGGATTGTAATGGAAATGCATGCAAATATATTGGAATTTCTGAAGTTCTCGATAAAAATGTAAAGGGTTGtatcgaaaattttgaaattcccGATAAAAAATTTACTTTTCACAAGTTTTATGGTAAAAGTGTTAAATGGAGGTTTTAAAATTTGCGCAAAATATGAGTGGATTTTGAAAAatagttaaattttttattatcaatAGATTGAATCTGTGGGGTGCAAGATATAATTAGGAGTGGCAGGTTAGATCCTTTGATATGATAGCTGTCGAAATTATACTGCCCAATGAAATACAATAACATATTTGAACGGcccaatcaaaataaaataattgaaattcacACATCCTAATCTCAATGCAGTTTTTCAATCTTATGACTAACAAATCCTGTTATGAACGAGACAAATTCTCAGTccttttttctcttcatacaatTAATAAAAGCACCAGAGTTTGTCTTACCCATAAAATAGCAAAATTTGTTGTTACGTAATTAAATTTAACACTTAATTGTTAACTTCTAAGTCACGTTCCAACACTAACAACCATAACTAAACTTTATTAGATGAGCCAGCGAGGCATGAGATGATTCTATCAACAAAACAATAAATCACATGGTGGGGAATCATATTATTGTGACCCCACCCACCGTCTATTCCTAAGATGGAATCTCTTTATGTTTACATAACTTTTGGAGGACCAAAAATATTGTCTCCTTAAAGAGaaatattcattttttatcattataaaaTTCACGATCAATtggaaataaattttttaaaataaatgaaatattttATGAGTATAAAGATGGTTTATTGTTTGATTGCGGAATGAAACTTTACGGTGAAGAAAATATTGAAAACGAGTTGTGAACTGCACATGAGTACAAACAAGACGACGACAAGTCACCGGTCTTGGGTCAACCGCAGAAAGAAGTGTTAAAT contains:
- the LOC131607929 gene encoding uncharacterized protein LOC131607929; protein product: MWRRGREGFGRLRRFSTAVRRRSEDEGDWLYASEWWGSSNDDGKTILRSTSAKGNGVVSVVAHPSSRPNKMHWSKMERWLQQRCEEVHPGFGNEGNLRVLGYQWRVLRFNDVTRQSTAKVMLSYRENKPELVYLMQQPHCLAVPYVKSMVSAGLSALSSCNFDITSTLQGKKNMHILCIGQGGGSLPLFLASKIQGAIVHVVEIDPLVISASIRAMGFPAFSLMTQPGHRSFAKPDIINEVMWKGTHERICLHETDAEEFITNNTNLYDMIFVDAYDGDDVFPHKLWDPDSPFLKSLKTRLHPKHGTVVVNLHSDVDVRNHDGSTPSEFEQVLPMGKYVSQVCKAYKDVLLGTGSSCEEKRGSGIAFTVAVPWTCNTSLVACRGFGRDNQYINRDLVLNTLISKSLELEHVMDLPFSCLEYIKEGLILVD